The following are encoded in a window of Fusarium oxysporum f. sp. lycopersici 4287 chromosome 5, whole genome shotgun sequence genomic DNA:
- a CDS encoding 60S ribosomal protein L10a, with the protein MSKITVANVRTQVGELLEYSNETKKRNFLETVELQIGLKNYDPQRDKRFSGTIRLPSIPRPNMSICILGDQHDIDRAKHGGVDAMSADDLKKLNKNKKLIKKLARKYDAFVASEALIKQIPRLLGPGLSKAGKFPTPVSHADDLTGRINEVKSTIKFQLKKVLCMGVAVGNVEMTQEQLVANIMLAINYLVSLLKKGWQNVGSLTIKASMSPPKRLY; encoded by the exons ATGTCGAAGATCACAGTCG CTAATGTCCGGACGCAAGTCGGAGAGCTCTTGGAGTACTCCAACGAGACCAAGAAGCGTAACTTCCTTGAGACTGTTGAGCTTCAGATCGGCCTGAAGAACTATGACCCTCAGCGTGACAAGCGTTTCTCTGGCACCATCCGCCTGCCCTCCATCCCCCGACCCAACATGTCCATCTG CATTCTCGGTGACCAGCACGATATCGATCGTGCCAAGCACGGTGGTGTTGACGCCATGTCCGCTGAtgacttgaagaagctcaacaagaacaagaagctcatcaagaagcttgccCGCAAGTACGACGCCTTCGTTGCCTCCGAGGCCCTCATCAAGCAGATCCCCCGTCTCTTGGGTCCTGGTCTGTCCAAGGCCGGCAAGTTCCCCACTCCCGTCTCTCACGCCGACGACCTGACTGGCCGCATCAACGAGGTCAAGTCCACCATCAAGTTCCAGCTCAAGAAGGTTCTCTGCATGGGTGTCGCCGTCGGCAACGTCGAGATGACCCAGGAGCAGCTCGTCGCCAACATTATGCTGGCCATCAACTACCtcgtctctcttctcaagaagggcTGGCAGAACGTTGGAAGCCTTACCATCAAGGCTTCCATGTCTCCCCCCAAGCGCCTGTACTAA
- a CDS encoding 60S ribosomal protein L10a, with protein MSICILGDQHDIDRAKHGGVDAMSADDLKKLNKNKKLIKKLARKYDAFVASEALIKQIPRLLGPGLSKAGKFPTPVSHADDLTGRINEVKSTIKFQLKKVLCMGVAVGNVEMTQEQLVANIMLAINYLVSLLKKGWQNVGSLTIKASMSPPKRLY; from the exons ATGTCCATCTG CATTCTCGGTGACCAGCACGATATCGATCGTGCCAAGCACGGTGGTGTTGACGCCATGTCCGCTGAtgacttgaagaagctcaacaagaacaagaagctcatcaagaagcttgccCGCAAGTACGACGCCTTCGTTGCCTCCGAGGCCCTCATCAAGCAGATCCCCCGTCTCTTGGGTCCTGGTCTGTCCAAGGCCGGCAAGTTCCCCACTCCCGTCTCTCACGCCGACGACCTGACTGGCCGCATCAACGAGGTCAAGTCCACCATCAAGTTCCAGCTCAAGAAGGTTCTCTGCATGGGTGTCGCCGTCGGCAACGTCGAGATGACCCAGGAGCAGCTCGTCGCCAACATTATGCTGGCCATCAACTACCtcgtctctcttctcaagaagggcTGGCAGAACGTTGGAAGCCTTACCATCAAGGCTTCCATGTCTCCCCCCAAGCGCCTGTACTAA
- a CDS encoding GPI mannosyltransferase 4, translating to MWRRTYLTLVLIRLWFALSPSYLHPDENFQGPEVIAGQIFSYPVRHTWEFTSENPIRSVFPLWPVYGLPMLLLRWLWIGNGKDGEIPPIAVFWTLRVLMFVISFVLEDWALHELIPSPKHRRVAVLLVASSYVTWTYQTHTFSNSVETLVVAWSLVLIQRVADPRQRSCVLSATVLGIVGVFGVFNRITFPAFLVVPGLRLLPVFWKRPTSLVYLTLAAALTTVIAIGLDTAFYLPGPITWTDLIHKPVITPLNNFKYNSATENLAQHGLHPWYQHLVGNLPLLLGPAAALLIIRPKLSIRLWSAVSGLVVLSAFQHQEARFLLPTVPLFLSSIRMPRNQTILYGFTTVWIGFNLVLGSLMGIYHQGGVVPGQVFLSQQPDATQAIWWKTYTPPIWLLNGKNEFLTTRDVMGLKGEVLLEQLYGLATCDTPADRRNQEYLKEKNGTYLIAPASATWLDPYLSNKGLEGLRFREVWRYRKHLNLDDLDFGDDGVWDTLARVIGRRGLVAWRVTKSCPN from the exons ATGTGGCGACGCACATATCTCACGCTCGTCCTCATAAGGCTGTGGTTTGCGCTGTCACCCAGTTATTTACACCCGGACGAGAACTTCCAAGGGCCCGAGGTCATAGCTG GCCAAATTTTTAGTTATCCCGTTCGACACACTTGGGAATTTACAAGCGAGAACCCTATCCGTAGTGTTTTCCCACTATGGCCCGTCTATGGTCTTCCTATGCTCCTCTTGCGGTGGCTATGGATCGGTAACGGCAAAGACGGAGAGATCCCACCTATTGCGGTTTTCTGGACTCTGCGTGTTCTCATGTTTGTCATCAgctttgttcttgaagatTGGGCGTTGCATGAGTTGATCCCGTCACCGAAGCATCGCCGTGTCGCCGTTCTCCTCGTCGCCTCGTCCTACGTGACCTGGACCTATCAGACGCACACGTTCTCCAACTCGGTAGAGACGCTCGTTGTTGCGTGGAGTCTCGTTCTGATCCAGCGAGTCGCTGATCCACGG CAGCGGTCATGCGTTTTATCTGCCACAGTGCTTGGAATAGTTGGAGTATTCGGTGTATTCAATCGAATCACGTTTCCAGCATTTCTTGTTGTTCCTGGGCTTCGACTGCTCCCTGTGTTCTGGAAGAG GCCTACGTCTCTCGTATACTTGACGTTAGCTGCGGCACTGACAACTGTCATTGCCATCGGTCTGGACACCGCGTTTTACCTGCCAGGTCCCATCACATGGACCGACCTGATCCATAAACCTGTAATCACCCCTCTGAACAACTTCAAGTATAACTCAGCAACCGAGAACCTGGCGCAGCATGGCCTTCATCCTTGGTACCAGCATTTGGTGGGGAATTTGCCGTTGCTGCTGGGCCCAGCTGCAGCTTTGTTGATAATCAGACCCAAACTGTCAATCCGACTCTGGTCGGCAGTGTCTGGTTTGGTGGTACTATCGGCGTTTCAACATCAGGAGGCGAGATTCTTGCTCCCAACGGTACCACTATTTCTTTCGTCAATTCGCATGCCCCGAAACCAAACAATACTCTACGGCTTTACGACAGTTTGGATCGGATTTAACCTCGTCCTCGGCTCGTTGATGGGTATCTACCATCAGGGAGGTGTGGTGCCGGGACAGGTCTTCCTGAGTCAGCAACCAGATGCCACCCAAGCTATCTGGTGGAAGACATATACACCGCCAATCTGGCTTCTTAATGGCAAGAATGAGTTCTTGACCACGCGAGACGTTATGGGTCTCAAGGGTGAGGTGCTACTTGAGCAACTCTACGGACTCGCCACATGCGACACTCCCGCCGACAGACGAAACCAGGAGTatctgaaggagaagaacgGTACATATCTGATCGCCCCGGCATCAGCGACATGGTTAGATCCGTACCTGTCCAACAAGGGCTTAGAGGGGCTACGATTTAGAGAGGTATGGCGTTACAGGAAACACTTGAAcctggatgatctggatTTTGGCGACGACGGCGTTTGGGACACCCTGGCCAGGGTTATTGGGCGACGGGGCCTCGTCGCCTGGAGAGTAACAAAAAGCTGCCCAAATtag
- a CDS encoding GPI mannosyltransferase 4, translating into MLLLRWLWIGNGKDGEIPPIAVFWTLRVLMFVISFVLEDWALHELIPSPKHRRVAVLLVASSYVTWTYQTHTFSNSVETLVVAWSLVLIQRVADPRQRSCVLSATVLGIVGVFGVFNRITFPAFLVVPGLRLLPVFWKRPTSLVYLTLAAALTTVIAIGLDTAFYLPGPITWTDLIHKPVITPLNNFKYNSATENLAQHGLHPWYQHLVGNLPLLLGPAAALLIIRPKLSIRLWSAVSGLVVLSAFQHQEARFLLPTVPLFLSSIRMPRNQTILYGFTTVWIGFNLVLGSLMGIYHQGGVVPGQVFLSQQPDATQAIWWKTYTPPIWLLNGKNEFLTTRDVMGLKGEVLLEQLYGLATCDTPADRRNQEYLKEKNGTYLIAPASATWLDPYLSNKGLEGLRFREVWRYRKHLNLDDLDFGDDGVWDTLARVIGRRGLVAWRVTKSCPN; encoded by the exons ATGCTCCTCTTGCGGTGGCTATGGATCGGTAACGGCAAAGACGGAGAGATCCCACCTATTGCGGTTTTCTGGACTCTGCGTGTTCTCATGTTTGTCATCAgctttgttcttgaagatTGGGCGTTGCATGAGTTGATCCCGTCACCGAAGCATCGCCGTGTCGCCGTTCTCCTCGTCGCCTCGTCCTACGTGACCTGGACCTATCAGACGCACACGTTCTCCAACTCGGTAGAGACGCTCGTTGTTGCGTGGAGTCTCGTTCTGATCCAGCGAGTCGCTGATCCACGG CAGCGGTCATGCGTTTTATCTGCCACAGTGCTTGGAATAGTTGGAGTATTCGGTGTATTCAATCGAATCACGTTTCCAGCATTTCTTGTTGTTCCTGGGCTTCGACTGCTCCCTGTGTTCTGGAAGAG GCCTACGTCTCTCGTATACTTGACGTTAGCTGCGGCACTGACAACTGTCATTGCCATCGGTCTGGACACCGCGTTTTACCTGCCAGGTCCCATCACATGGACCGACCTGATCCATAAACCTGTAATCACCCCTCTGAACAACTTCAAGTATAACTCAGCAACCGAGAACCTGGCGCAGCATGGCCTTCATCCTTGGTACCAGCATTTGGTGGGGAATTTGCCGTTGCTGCTGGGCCCAGCTGCAGCTTTGTTGATAATCAGACCCAAACTGTCAATCCGACTCTGGTCGGCAGTGTCTGGTTTGGTGGTACTATCGGCGTTTCAACATCAGGAGGCGAGATTCTTGCTCCCAACGGTACCACTATTTCTTTCGTCAATTCGCATGCCCCGAAACCAAACAATACTCTACGGCTTTACGACAGTTTGGATCGGATTTAACCTCGTCCTCGGCTCGTTGATGGGTATCTACCATCAGGGAGGTGTGGTGCCGGGACAGGTCTTCCTGAGTCAGCAACCAGATGCCACCCAAGCTATCTGGTGGAAGACATATACACCGCCAATCTGGCTTCTTAATGGCAAGAATGAGTTCTTGACCACGCGAGACGTTATGGGTCTCAAGGGTGAGGTGCTACTTGAGCAACTCTACGGACTCGCCACATGCGACACTCCCGCCGACAGACGAAACCAGGAGTatctgaaggagaagaacgGTACATATCTGATCGCCCCGGCATCAGCGACATGGTTAGATCCGTACCTGTCCAACAAGGGCTTAGAGGGGCTACGATTTAGAGAGGTATGGCGTTACAGGAAACACTTGAAcctggatgatctggatTTTGGCGACGACGGCGTTTGGGACACCCTGGCCAGGGTTATTGGGCGACGGGGCCTCGTCGCCTGGAGAGTAACAAAAAGCTGCCCAAATtag
- a CDS encoding S-phase kinase-associated protein 1 (At least one base has a quality score < 10), which yields MSESTSTQKVWLASNDSATIEVDRVVAERSMLIKNMLEDIGDEGINAENPIPIPNVNEAVLRKVIEWCDHHRNDPLQAQDDDSDARKKTTDIEEWDQKFMQVDQEMLFEIILASNYLDIKPLLDVGCKTVANMIKGKSPEEIRKTFNITNDFTPEEEEQIRRENEWAEDR from the exons ATGTCCGAATCTACCTCTACACAGAAGGTCTGGCTGGCCTCCAATGACAGCGCCACCATCGAAGTCG ACCGCGTTGTTGCCGAACGATccatgttgatcaagaacatGTTGGAAGACATCGGTGATGAGGGCATCAATGCTGAAAACCCTATTCCTATCCCCAAC GTGAACGAGGCCGTTCTTCGCAAGGTGATTGAGTGGTGCGACCACCACCGCAACGACCCCCTCCAGGCACAGGATGATGATTCCGACGCTCGCAAGAAGACCACCGATATCGAAGAGTGGGACCAAAAGTTCATGCAGGTCGATCAGGAGATGCTGTTTGAAATCATCCTC GCATCCAACTACCTCGACATCAAGCCTCTTCTTGATGTCGGCTGCAAGACTGTTGCAAACATGATCAAGGGCAAGTCTCCCGAAGAGATCCGCAAGACTTTCAACATTACGAACGACTTCACTcccgaggaggaggagcagatCCGCCGTGAGAATGAGTGGGCTGAGGATCGTTAA
- a CDS encoding S-phase kinase-associated protein 1 (At least one base has a quality score < 10) — protein MSESTSTQKVWLASNDSATIEVDRVVAERSMLIKNMLEDIGDEGINAENPIPIPNVNEAVLRKVIEWCDHHRNDPLQAQDDDSDARKKTTDIEEWDQKFMQVDQEMLFEIILVRRPIPIHQIIGKLTLHDRHPTTSTSSLFLMSAARLLQT, from the exons ATGTCCGAATCTACCTCTACACAGAAGGTCTGGCTGGCCTCCAATGACAGCGCCACCATCGAAGTCG ACCGCGTTGTTGCCGAACGATccatgttgatcaagaacatGTTGGAAGACATCGGTGATGAGGGCATCAATGCTGAAAACCCTATTCCTATCCCCAAC GTGAACGAGGCCGTTCTTCGCAAGGTGATTGAGTGGTGCGACCACCACCGCAACGACCCCCTCCAGGCACAGGATGATGATTCCGACGCTCGCAAGAAGACCACCGATATCGAAGAGTGGGACCAAAAGTTCATGCAGGTCGATCAGGAGATGCTGTTTGAAATCATCCTCGTACGTCGACCCATTCCTATTCATCAAATCATTGGAAAACTAACACTTCACGACAGGCATCCAACTACCTCGACATCAAGCCTCTTCTTGATGTCGGCTGCAAGACTGTTGCAAACATGA
- a CDS encoding ADP-ribosylation factor-like protein 1, with the protein MGNSMSWFSNLLFAKKEIRILILGLDNAGKTTLLYRLKVGEVVTTIPTIGFNVESVTYKNLNFNVWDLGGQTSIRPYWRCYYANTAAVIFVVDSTDIERLHTASEELSAMLNEEELKDAALLVFANKQDQPGAKGAGEISEALRLGELRDRNWSIMACSAVDGSGVNEGMDWLVQTVNQD; encoded by the exons ATGGGAAACTCAATGTCATGGTTCTCCAACCTATTGTTTGCGAAAAAGGAGATCAGAATATTGATTCTCGGTCTG GATAACGCTGGAAAGACAACATTGCTGTACCGACTCAAG GTTGGCGAAGTTGTCACAACGATACCTACAATTGGCTTCAATGTCGAATCTGTCACATATAAGAACCTAAACTTTAACGTCTGG GATCTCGGCGGCCAAACAAGCATCCGACCTTACTGGCGGTGCTACTACGCCAACACAGCAGCTGTCATCTTTGTTGTGGACTCGACCGATATCGAGCGATTACACACCGCTTCAGAGGAGCTCTCGGCTATGCTGAACGAGGAGGAACTAAAGGATGCGGCCCTGCTGGTCTTTGCCAACAAGCAGGATCAACCAGGAGCCAAGGGCGCAGGTGAGATTTCAGAGGCATTGCGTCTGGGTGAGCTCCGCGACCGCAACTGGAGTATCATGGCCTGCTCAGCGGTCGATGGCAGTGGTGTGAATGAGGGCATGGATTGGCTTGTG CAAACTGTCAACCAGGACTGA
- a CDS encoding 2-dehydropantoate 2-reductase, translating into MGKARILLVGCGGIGCIAALNLEFGGRAEVTAVLRSSYQIVKERGFTINSVDHGQIRGFRPTEILPSIPDVSKSGISPFDYVVCATKNIPVISTPVADIIRPAVTPGYTTILLLQNGLNIQVPVQEAFPDNVILSGISMCGSSEPKSGTIEHNLHDELRIGPFEDFGNAAERAKDLVARFNAGGRCTCHYDDNVTFSRWKKLLYNAVYNPVGALTRLDTGDMQLCPGLVDELIRPGMKEIQAAAAAYGHELTDEMIEATIVTEPIDAHVSPSMLIDVRKEQYIEVENLLGEPLRAAQARQVPTPILQNHYSLASSYQWKLHSKKDISEMK; encoded by the exons ATGGGTAAGGCAAGAATCCTACTCGTCGGCTGCGGGGGAATTGGCTGTATAGCAGCCCTCAACCTCGAGTTCGGAGGCCGGGCTGAGGTTACAGCTGTGCTGCGCTCAAGCTATCAAATAGTCAAAGAGCGAGGATTCACCATCAATTCTGTAGATCATGGTCAAATTCGTGGCTTTAGGCCAACTGAGA TCCTACCATCTATTCCTGATGTCTCCAAGTCCGGCATCTCACCCTTTGACTACGTTGTCTGTGCCACCAAGAATATACCAGTTATCTCTACTCCGGTGGCTGATATTATACGCCCTGCCGTTACTCCCGGATACACCACCATCTTGCTCCTTCAGAATGGACTTAACATTCAAGTTCCTGTCCAAGAGGCATTTCCGGATAATGTCATTCTCTCTGGTATCAGTATGTGTGGCTCCTCAGAGCCCAAATCTGGCACCATCGAACACAATCTGCACGATGAGCTGCGTATTGGCCCCTTTGAAGACTTTGGCAACGCTGCTGAGCGAGCAAAGGATCTTGTAGCACGCTTCAATGCTGGAGGACGCTGCACTTGCCACTACGATGATAACGTCACCTTCTCTCGATGGAAGAAGCTCCTCTATAATGCTGTTTACAATCCAGTTGGTGCTCTGACAAGACTAGACACTGGTGATATGCAGCTTTGTCCTGGCCTCGTCGACGAGCTTATACGGCCTGGCATGAAAGAAATACAAGCCGCAGCTGCAGCTTATGGACACGAGCTTACAGATGAGATGATAGAAGCAACGATTGTGACCGAACCTATTGATGCTCATGTATCACCGAGTATGTTGATAGATGTTAGAAAG GAACAATACATTGAGGTTGAAAACCTCCTCGGTGAACCACTTAGAGCTGCCCAGGCACGTCAAGTACCAACTCCGATTCTTCAGAACCACTACTCTCTAGCAAGTAGCTATCAGTGGAAACTCCACAGCAAGAAGGATATTTCGGAGATGAAATGA